One region of Chlorobiota bacterium genomic DNA includes:
- a CDS encoding S8 family serine peptidase, with protein sequence MNRSLLLALLILAPCLAVAQDGSTSRPAPGTRPAPGTPQTKGTAPYLPPWNFMSLSTAGLDTFQLANPTADGRGVLLLIFDTGVDMGIPGLQKTSTGLPKVIDAVDFSESNLIHCVPATLQGDQLVADSLPLPLRLRGVGQINGAGTSGGEWFVGVMDEARYRNASVRDFDGDGESASQFGVALHRGPDGWRVVVDTDADSSLAGEQMVGNYRDRQQSFTFRQRDPERKAPLTFAASIDTAARAVSFHYDMGGHGTHVAGITAGFGVSGESGFNGVAPGAQIISCKFSGDFEKDNTVTGSMKRAYQYAARLADSLQNLHTPVVVNMSFGIGSAYEGEADIERFIDELLADHPNLYVVTSAGNEGPGISTVGIPASSRRIITVGAMLPRGIGRDSYGAALDRDVLWDFSSRGGEVDKPDVVAPGTAISTVPTFEHDARASGTSMASPWTAGVVAVLLSALKQEDSLWTPTQGLIRRAIRQSARPLPGILPVEQGAGGIDVRRALELLRRWRKSGFAADVQEYVVRTFSPNYPDKSGPVAFFRTPFTPGPDWRQTFTITRDEPRWQTRETDFFRAFTLQPNVPWMKTIQKTVYLRNSGVAEVDVQYDREKLREPGIYTGRVIARRASAKAKAPDEDVEFELVSTIIVPYTFSPDKDFTVTTPPQQAEAGLTRRFYFAPPAGAMAMTFTLSTPKGSRTPVSGWVMDHNGYNAGYLSRAKGTERTEASTTIAASALGDGVIEVVIQADPMDGAGEPVEFTLSASCLMVSATPEVFAENGKRFVRLQVMNTGTTPIEGSFQYTVKGYGRVHRLTMEGDRLAMPLTMRKGDGALWVTPRFTPEGYMKSTDILARIVDGEGYVQADEAFNRPAESLFIPNFNRDADSTAFNLEIVVGAADYEDPLEVPIEVQEHHVYPTEPRTFSGGGGQLIPYIPITLKAQLPEFRLPEGYYGIGEITYKPRSGNAQSVTMEFLMDS encoded by the coding sequence TTGAACCGTTCTCTTCTGCTCGCGCTGCTGATCCTTGCCCCTTGTTTGGCGGTCGCCCAGGATGGCAGCACTTCGCGCCCGGCCCCCGGCACGCGCCCGGCCCCCGGCACGCCGCAAACCAAAGGGACCGCTCCGTACCTTCCCCCGTGGAACTTCATGTCCCTTTCCACGGCTGGGTTGGATACGTTCCAGCTTGCCAACCCAACGGCCGATGGTCGCGGGGTCCTGCTGCTGATTTTCGACACCGGGGTGGATATGGGAATCCCAGGATTGCAGAAAACCAGCACCGGCCTGCCAAAGGTGATTGATGCCGTTGATTTCTCCGAATCAAACCTGATCCACTGCGTCCCCGCCACGTTGCAGGGAGACCAGTTGGTGGCCGATAGCCTTCCGCTTCCGCTGCGGCTGCGGGGGGTGGGGCAAATCAACGGAGCGGGAACAAGCGGCGGGGAATGGTTTGTTGGGGTGATGGACGAAGCACGCTACCGCAACGCCTCCGTTCGCGATTTCGATGGCGATGGCGAGTCGGCTTCGCAGTTTGGCGTGGCGTTGCACCGCGGCCCCGATGGCTGGCGCGTGGTGGTGGATACCGATGCCGACTCCAGCCTTGCCGGCGAACAGATGGTGGGCAACTACCGCGACCGCCAGCAATCGTTCACCTTCCGCCAGCGCGACCCCGAGCGGAAAGCCCCGCTCACCTTTGCCGCATCCATTGACACCGCCGCCCGCGCCGTCAGTTTCCATTACGACATGGGGGGCCACGGAACGCACGTTGCCGGAATCACCGCAGGGTTCGGGGTAAGTGGCGAATCTGGATTCAACGGCGTTGCCCCGGGCGCGCAAATCATCTCCTGCAAATTCAGCGGCGATTTCGAGAAGGATAACACCGTCACCGGAAGCATGAAACGGGCCTACCAATACGCCGCCCGCCTTGCCGACAGCCTGCAGAATCTTCACACCCCAGTGGTGGTGAACATGAGCTTCGGCATCGGGTCCGCGTACGAAGGGGAGGCCGATATTGAGCGATTCATTGACGAACTGCTTGCGGACCACCCGAACCTGTACGTTGTGACTTCGGCGGGGAACGAGGGGCCGGGAATATCCACCGTTGGAATCCCCGCATCCTCGCGGCGGATTATCACTGTGGGGGCGATGCTCCCCCGTGGGATTGGCCGCGACAGCTACGGCGCGGCATTGGACCGGGATGTGCTGTGGGACTTCAGTTCGCGCGGGGGTGAGGTGGATAAGCCGGACGTTGTTGCCCCGGGGACGGCAATCAGCACGGTCCCGACGTTCGAGCACGATGCCCGCGCAAGCGGAACCAGCATGGCCAGCCCCTGGACCGCCGGCGTTGTTGCCGTGCTGCTTAGCGCGCTGAAGCAGGAGGACTCACTCTGGACCCCAACGCAGGGGCTGATCCGCCGCGCGATTCGGCAATCGGCGCGCCCGTTGCCGGGGATTTTGCCGGTTGAGCAAGGCGCCGGGGGGATTGATGTTCGCCGTGCGTTGGAGCTGCTTCGCCGCTGGCGCAAAAGCGGGTTCGCTGCCGATGTTCAGGAGTATGTGGTGCGGACCTTCTCCCCAAACTATCCCGATAAATCTGGCCCCGTGGCCTTCTTCCGAACCCCCTTCACCCCTGGCCCGGATTGGCGGCAGACCTTCACCATCACCCGCGACGAGCCGCGCTGGCAAACCCGCGAAACGGATTTCTTCCGCGCCTTCACCCTTCAGCCAAACGTTCCCTGGATGAAGACCATCCAGAAGACCGTCTATCTGCGGAACAGCGGCGTTGCCGAGGTGGATGTTCAGTACGACCGTGAGAAGCTGCGCGAACCAGGAATCTACACCGGGCGGGTGATTGCCCGGCGTGCTTCGGCAAAAGCGAAGGCCCCCGATGAAGATGTTGAGTTCGAGCTGGTCAGCACCATCATCGTCCCCTACACCTTCTCTCCCGACAAAGATTTCACCGTCACCACGCCCCCACAACAGGCCGAGGCGGGGCTGACGCGGCGATTCTACTTTGCCCCCCCCGCCGGGGCGATGGCCATGACCTTCACCCTCAGCACTCCGAAAGGGAGCCGCACTCCGGTGTCCGGGTGGGTGATGGACCACAACGGTTACAACGCCGGGTATTTATCGCGAGCAAAAGGGACCGAGCGGACCGAGGCCTCAACCACCATTGCGGCATCGGCGTTGGGGGATGGGGTGATTGAGGTTGTGATCCAAGCCGACCCGATGGATGGAGCGGGCGAGCCTGTTGAGTTCACCCTATCGGCAAGCTGCCTGATGGTTTCGGCAACGCCGGAAGTGTTTGCCGAAAATGGGAAGCGGTTTGTGCGGCTACAGGTGATGAACACCGGAACCACCCCGATTGAAGGGAGCTTCCAATACACCGTGAAAGGCTACGGGCGGGTCCACCGCCTAACGATGGAAGGGGACCGGCTGGCAATGCCGCTTACGATGCGGAAAGGGGATGGAGCGTTGTGGGTGACACCCCGATTCACCCCCGAGGGCTACATGAAATCCACCGATATCCTTGCGCGCATTGTTGACGGCGAGGGCTACGTCCAGGCCGACGAGGCGTTCAATCGCCCGGCGGAATCGCTCTTTATCCCCAACTTCAACCGCGATGCCGACAGCACCGCATTCAATCTTGAGATTGTTGTTGGCGCGGCAGATTACGAGGACCCGTTGGAGGTCCCGATTGAGGTGCAGGAGCATCACGTCTATCCAACCGAGCCGCGAACATTCAGCGGCGGCGGCGGCCAGCTGATCCCCTACATCCCGATTACCCTGAAGGCGCAGCTGCCAGAATTCCGCCTTCCCGAAGGCTACTACGGCATCGGGGAGATCACCTACAAGCCACGCTCAGGAAACGCCCAATCGGTGACGATGGAGTTTTTGATGGATAGTTGA
- a CDS encoding DUF91 domain-containing protein, whose product MKEYYRVMLGQKSVFAKECLAGGFIGTDFEIEQDLSGKLPEEWRAFNREFIPIYLAARPDKTKISAGLACGALWTVSKGIQDGDIVLCPDGSGRYHVGEVVGEYYYAPGQTLPHRRNVRWMDRMIARTDMSEQLKNSAGSVGTVVHISRIGYREELERLTAGESAPQIGFVNGELVEDKSAFAMEAHLEDFLIKNWSQTELGKEYDIYQEDGEIAGQQYQTDTGPLDILAVSKDKKTLLVVELKKGRASDAVVGQTLRYMGYVSEVLAEEGQAVKGVIIALEDDQRIRRALSVTPSVSFYRYEISFKLVKI is encoded by the coding sequence ATGAAAGAGTACTACCGCGTTATGCTGGGGCAGAAGAGTGTGTTCGCAAAAGAATGCTTGGCGGGAGGGTTTATCGGGACTGATTTCGAGATTGAGCAAGACCTTTCGGGGAAGCTGCCCGAGGAATGGCGAGCGTTCAATCGGGAGTTCATTCCTATTTATCTGGCCGCCCGCCCCGATAAGACAAAGATCAGTGCGGGATTAGCGTGCGGCGCGCTCTGGACCGTCTCGAAAGGGATTCAAGATGGCGACATTGTTCTTTGCCCCGATGGCAGCGGGCGGTATCATGTTGGGGAGGTGGTGGGGGAATACTACTACGCGCCGGGCCAGACACTGCCACATCGCCGCAACGTCCGCTGGATGGATAGGATGATTGCGCGGACTGATATGAGCGAGCAATTGAAGAATTCCGCTGGGTCCGTTGGTACAGTTGTCCATATCAGCCGCATCGGTTATCGCGAGGAGCTTGAGCGGCTGACCGCAGGGGAGAGCGCGCCACAGATCGGTTTTGTAAATGGCGAGCTTGTGGAAGATAAAAGCGCCTTTGCGATGGAGGCTCATCTTGAAGATTTCCTTATCAAAAACTGGTCGCAGACTGAGCTTGGGAAGGAATATGATATCTACCAAGAGGATGGCGAAATCGCAGGCCAGCAGTACCAAACCGATACCGGCCCACTTGATATTCTTGCGGTCAGCAAGGACAAGAAAACCTTGCTGGTTGTGGAACTGAAAAAAGGGCGCGCCAGCGATGCGGTGGTCGGGCAGACGCTTCGGTATATGGGGTACGTGAGCGAGGTGCTGGCCGAAGAAGGCCAAGCGGTGAAAGGGGTGATTATTGCTTTGGAGGATGACCAAAGAATTCGCAGAGCGCTATCCGTCACTCCATCCGTCTCGTTTTACCGGTACGAGATCAGCTTCAAACTGGTGAAGATCTGA
- a CDS encoding ATP-binding protein, giving the protein MIFPRSIHQSLLADLDLYPVVTLVGARQVGKSTLCRHIANQRGLDYRTLDDRNTRRQATEDPEGLLAEIGESGAVIDEIQRVPDLLLAVKAAVDRNGRPGQYLLTGSNQPKMGREVGDSLLGRTAYRTLRPLTLSELRFDEQHPGWSFLFGDDEARVIAEIERRAAANQADDWREVVAAGGFPRAVAALQQERARLLGDYITAFVQRDIREVVAIERIARFESFFRVAAIRVGRELNANGWSSEIAVPVGTIRRWVQALQDSYLIDLIPPYLANISHRVIKAPKLYMVDSGLAFAAARETEPTGFHLENLIVADAAVWKEGTPNRAWYHWRLASGQEVDLVLEEKNRLLPIEIKAATSVGSSDARHLRTFCDRHSNAVRGIILSNDPAIRLLSPNVIAAPWWGVV; this is encoded by the coding sequence ATGATATTTCCTCGATCTATCCACCAATCTCTTCTTGCCGATCTTGACCTGTACCCTGTGGTTACGCTGGTGGGGGCACGCCAAGTTGGCAAAAGCACCCTTTGCCGCCACATTGCCAACCAGCGCGGGCTGGACTACCGCACCCTTGATGACCGCAACACCCGCCGCCAAGCAACGGAAGACCCCGAAGGATTGCTTGCGGAGATAGGAGAGAGCGGAGCAGTGATTGATGAAATCCAACGAGTCCCCGATCTGCTGCTGGCCGTGAAAGCCGCTGTGGACCGGAATGGCCGCCCGGGCCAATACCTGCTTACTGGCTCCAACCAGCCAAAAATGGGGCGCGAAGTTGGGGATTCGCTTCTGGGACGCACGGCCTACCGAACGCTGCGCCCCCTTACCCTAAGTGAACTCCGATTCGACGAGCAACATCCCGGATGGAGTTTTTTGTTCGGCGATGACGAGGCGAGGGTGATAGCAGAGATTGAACGCCGCGCCGCCGCAAACCAAGCCGACGATTGGCGCGAAGTTGTTGCCGCCGGAGGCTTCCCACGTGCGGTTGCCGCGTTGCAGCAGGAGCGTGCGCGCCTGCTGGGCGATTACATCACCGCCTTCGTCCAGCGTGATATTCGGGAGGTGGTTGCGATTGAGCGAATTGCCCGCTTCGAAAGCTTTTTCCGCGTTGCAGCCATACGGGTTGGCAGGGAGTTGAACGCCAACGGGTGGTCAAGTGAGATTGCAGTGCCGGTGGGGACAATTCGCCGCTGGGTGCAGGCATTGCAGGATTCCTATCTGATTGATTTGATCCCCCCGTACCTTGCCAACATCAGCCACCGAGTGATAAAAGCCCCGAAACTCTACATGGTGGATTCCGGGTTGGCCTTTGCTGCGGCGCGGGAAACCGAGCCAACGGGATTCCATCTGGAGAACCTGATTGTTGCGGATGCAGCCGTCTGGAAGGAGGGCACGCCGAACCGTGCGTGGTACCATTGGCGGCTTGCCAGCGGGCAAGAGGTTGACCTGGTGCTGGAAGAGAAGAACCGGCTGCTCCCGATAGAGATAAAAGCTGCAACCTCCGTCGGGAGCAGCGATGCACGCCACCTGCGGACGTTCTGCGACCGCCATTCCAACGCCGTGCGCGGGATAATTCTCAGCAACGACCCCGCCATCCGCCTTCTTTCGCCGAACGTCATTGCGGCTCCGTGGTGGGGGGTGGTCTGA
- a CDS encoding isochorismatase family protein: MLDRDHTLLVVVDVQERMMPVIHRGAEIIREVARLVKGCRALGLPILVTEQYPQGLGATVPEVREALGEWYRPVEKLTFSAEGNLRFMSQLEAAAKSKVLVCGVETHVCVYQTARDLRNFGHDVDVVADAVSSRREINHAIALQRLTRHSVETTTVEMALFDMLESADAKEFKAISALVKPL; this comes from the coding sequence ATGCTGGATCGGGATCACACACTGCTGGTTGTTGTTGACGTTCAGGAACGAATGATGCCGGTAATCCACCGGGGTGCCGAAATCATTCGCGAGGTGGCACGCTTGGTGAAAGGCTGCCGTGCGTTGGGGCTGCCGATCCTTGTCACCGAGCAATATCCGCAAGGATTGGGCGCAACCGTGCCGGAAGTGCGCGAAGCGTTGGGGGAATGGTATCGCCCCGTGGAGAAGCTCACGTTTTCGGCAGAAGGGAACCTGCGGTTTATGTCCCAGTTAGAAGCGGCGGCGAAATCCAAAGTGCTGGTGTGCGGCGTGGAAACCCATGTTTGCGTCTATCAAACCGCGCGCGACCTTCGGAACTTTGGGCACGATGTTGATGTTGTGGCCGATGCCGTTTCCTCCCGTCGGGAAATCAATCATGCAATCGCGCTGCAACGGCTAACGCGCCACAGCGTTGAGACAACCACGGTTGAGATGGCACTGTTCGATATGTTGGAAAGTGCCGATGCCAAGGAGTTCAAGGCGATCTCCGCGCTTGTGAAACCACTCTGA